In Spea bombifrons isolate aSpeBom1 chromosome 5, aSpeBom1.2.pri, whole genome shotgun sequence, the sequence tatcactcccatcacgcctatcacccccatcactcccatcacgcctatcacccccatcacgcctatcactcccatcaagcCTATCACTCACAAAACgcctatcactcccatcaaacATATCAcgcttatcactcccatcacgcctatcactcccatcaaacctatcactcccatcacgcctatcaccccatcactcccatcacgcctatCACCCCCATCACGCCTATCACTCACATAACgcctatcactcccatcaaacATATCAcgcttatcactcccatcacgcctatcactcccatcactcctgtgttccaatagcacgTTGTGTTCCTTGATCCacgtttaagtttaaaaggttcATTGATGGttaaaaacccttttgtaattatgttacagacagaaatttcattgttttccatgaaaacagctgcgtgaccccaaacctttgatcGGTAGAAGTGCTCACTCACTCGCTCGCTCGCTCACTCTCAGTAAGCTCACCCAGCTCTCTCCCTGCTTCTCATCTTCGCTGCCGTCGGCGCTCTCCGTGTGAACTGCAGCTTCACTGCCGTGGGGGTCATGTGACGCGGTTATATGCCAGACTGCTGCATGAATCACTCCCCAGGGCAGATATAAGGACGGGGCAGATACAAGCAGGGCAGATGATGACAGGGCAGATACAGGCAGGGCAGATACAAGCAGAGCAGATGATGATAGGACAGATACAGAAAGGGCACACACTTAAAGAAagagaataaatataaaaacccaTAACGGGGGCTCAGAAAGGATCCAGTAATGATGGGAATGCTCCCTAAAGTCCTTTCACTCCATTGCTTCATCCAAATCGTGTTACCAGGTCGGAGCAGCTGAGCTTCTCTAGTGCCTTCAGCCCCCAGCGGTAGCAGCGACAGGCGCAGAGAGGTGGATGCGGGTGCTTGATTTACTGGTACCGTCAGCCATTAGAATTTAAAAACTTcacataaataacacaaaatcctAATTTCTTGCTCTGTGACTCCGGCCGGTCGAGGTAAAAGTCCTGTCTCTGTCTTTCAGGTAAACGTGCACCATGCGGGCCAATAGCTTTACCTATCTGGCCGCTGTGTTTTGTGTTGCGACGGCCATTTCCGGCACGCAGTCCCCCTCAAAGGGCCGGTATAAAGCGTCTATATTCTCAGACCTGTCCCGAGGTGAGATGGAGTCTGTCCGCAGCTTCCTCATGGAGCAGGAACATCTGAAGCTGGTCTCCTCGACAAACAGCCTCTCAAAAAACACCATCTTCACAATGGAACTCAATATCCCGAAAAAACGGCACGTACTCGGCTTCCTGGACAGAAACGCTCCGCAGCCCCCCCGAGAGGCCAGGgtcattattttctttgcagACCAGGTAAAGCCTAATATCACCGAGTATATCGTGGGTCCCCTTCCTCACCCCTATTATTACAAACCACACATATCCAGAGGAAACAAAACTGTCCGCTTCGAGGCCAGGCCATTGACTAAGACAGAAGCTAACAAGATTAATCAGAAGTTAACAGAGGTCACCAAAAAGTTCAACCACATATTGATGGACGTGTCTGGATACACGTTCTACAACTGCTCAGATCGCTGTCTCACCTACAGCGACAACTCCCCGAGAGGCGTGAAGTCCGGGGATCGCAAGTCATGGTTCATCCTACAGAAATTTATCGACGGATACTTTCTGCAACCCATTGGTTTCGAGATCTTGCTCAACCATCGATCCACAAACCCAGAGTTGTGGACAGTGGAGAAGCTCTGGTACAATGGCCAATACTTTGACTCGGTGGAAGAGATGGTTCTAAAGTACGAGAGAAATGAATTTGCCAAGATCCGTTTGCCAGACGACGAGGAGAGTGAGCGCTTCTCCAGCTACTACCCCCGTGGAGAGTACAAGACCAGGTCAGACATCAACGGACCAAAAGTGTGTGAACCTGAAGGCAAACGTTACCGGGTCCTGGGAAACTACGTGGAGTACGCCGGCTGGAGCTTCGCCTTCCGCATACGCCTGACGGCTGGACTGCAGATCTTTGACGTGCAATATAACAATGAAAGGATAGCATACGAGGTGAGCCTCCAGGAAGCCATTTCTTTCTACAGCGGGTCCTCAGCCGCCTCTCTACAGACTAAATATATAGACTCCGGATGGGGAATGGGCTCCTCCAATTATGAGCTGGCCAAAGGTATCGACTGTCCTGAAGTGGCCACTTACCAAGACGTCTACCGTTTCTACGATTCAGAAAGACCGGTTCGTTACAAAAATGCCCTCTGCATCTTTGAGCTTCCCACAGGAATCCCTCTACGGAGACACTTCGACAGGGACTCTCAGAGTGGGTTCAACTTCTACGCAGGGCTGGAGAACCATGTCTTGGTGGTGAGGACCATCTCTACTATCTATAACTATGACTACATCTGGGACTATGTCTTCTATCAGAACGGTGTGATTGAGGTGAAGGTCAGCGCTACCGGCTACATTTATGCCACTTTCTTCACTCCAGAGGGCATCGAATATGGCACCAGGGTCCACAGAAACGTCCTCGGGATCCTCCACACCCACTTGATACACTATAAAGTGGACTTCGATGTTGCAGGTAAGAGTCGGCCTCTATTTGTTCCTTTATTGATTGAGTAAAGGTGACACCTTTCTGGGGTGATCTGTTGATTTGAGCTGGTAGTTACCCCAGTGCACTTGTTTTAACAAGATGGGTGAGTGAGACGGGGCAAAAACATCCAGAAATGATAAATGGAAAGAGCTGTGAGCTCCTTGGAGCATCTCTCTGCGTTTGGTGACTCTGTGACACAGGAATATTGTAACACGTATGACATGATTCAGcctctataattatatattagtgACTCGAGGCTAATATAATAATTTGGGTTTGGTAAGACTGACCACAAATGGTGAAGAACGTCAGACATTGATTGGCAGGAGACGGCTGGCGGGGCTTTTAATCTCTGGGTATAACTTCCCCTAAGTCTCTGCCGTCTATAAATTCCATGCGGACGGTTTGTCTCTTAGATCTAAAACCcctgatttattttgtaaaggGACAGAAAACAGCTTTGAAACGATCTCCCTGAGATATGAAAACATCTCCAACCCGTGGAGCCCAGGAGACTACGTGGTCCAGTCACGAAAGGTCCACACGCTGAGGAGGACAGAAAGACAAGCCGCCTTCAGATTCGGGAAACCCTTCCCCAAACACCTAATGTTCCAAAACCCCAACAAGATGAACAAATGGGGGCATCCGAGAAGCTACCGGATCCAGTACAATTCCCACGGGGACAGTGTGCTGCCCCGAGGATGGAAAGAGGAGAAGGGGGTGTCCTGGTCGAGGTAAATCAAAGCTTTTGTCAGATAGGGGGTACTCAGATATTTGTTCTTCCAACAAAAGATATATTCTGCCAAATATTTCCGCTTTAGGGCTAGGTCTACATTTATCAATTGTACAccaaagggtagtagatacatggagaCACTTCCAGGAGATTGAGTGAGACCAGCAATCACACGGATACCCATGAGTCAGGTgtataaggaaaaaagaaaatagatgaGAGAGgggagttttttctttttctcgcCATGCTGGTGACCGGCCAgcttaaaaccaaagggggccGAAACCCGATGCTTGGGCCACATGAAAGACGGGAAAATGGGTGAAAGAAATGGGATGAAAAATGGCTGTGAGTCGGTTATTACGAATTACTCCGGGAGGTTACATTTGTGGGAGACTCCAGGGAGACTAAGAGGCCCAGAATCCAAGCCAGAAAATCCAGAATCTGGTAGCCTGTGGCCCCCGCAGAGCGCAGCCGCGCGGCCCTGTGACGCAGGCATAGTTTGGGGTTTTGGGATGTTGTCCCGGAGACGGTAGATTGAGGTACCTCTGCCGGTGTAACGATGGTGGTCAGTGTCCCGCTCTATGTCCCTCTAGATACAGGCTGGCGGTAACGCGGTACAGCGACGCCGAGATGGCCAGCAGCAACATATTCATTCAGTGTGACCCCTGGGACCCCGTTGTGTACTTCGAGAACTTCCTGCGGAATAATGACGACATCGTGAACCAGGTAAGAAAATACGTTTCCCGACCTCGTGCCGGAGCCAGAAAACATTTCCCCCAATATGTCTTCGATTGGTTAAATGCATTTAGGGAAGTTTGTACCGTATCACAGCGATACTCAAACGTTAGAAGTGACTCGGACCCCCAATTCCAGTTTAGCCCCCATTTGACTTCAGGGCCGTTGTCTGTGCGAACGAGCTGGAATTAGGCTTCTCGCGGCTTTGACGAGCTTCCTCATTGCGCTTTTTCCGT encodes:
- the AOC1 gene encoding amiloride-sensitive amine oxidase [copper-containing], with amino-acid sequence MRANSFTYLAAVFCVATAISGTQSPSKGRYKASIFSDLSRGEMESVRSFLMEQEHLKLVSSTNSLSKNTIFTMELNIPKKRHVLGFLDRNAPQPPREARVIIFFADQVKPNITEYIVGPLPHPYYYKPHISRGNKTVRFEARPLTKTEANKINQKLTEVTKKFNHILMDVSGYTFYNCSDRCLTYSDNSPRGVKSGDRKSWFILQKFIDGYFLQPIGFEILLNHRSTNPELWTVEKLWYNGQYFDSVEEMVLKYERNEFAKIRLPDDEESERFSSYYPRGEYKTRSDINGPKVCEPEGKRYRVLGNYVEYAGWSFAFRIRLTAGLQIFDVQYNNERIAYEVSLQEAISFYSGSSAASLQTKYIDSGWGMGSSNYELAKGIDCPEVATYQDVYRFYDSERPVRYKNALCIFELPTGIPLRRHFDRDSQSGFNFYAGLENHVLVVRTISTIYNYDYIWDYVFYQNGVIEVKVSATGYIYATFFTPEGIEYGTRVHRNVLGILHTHLIHYKVDFDVAGTENSFETISLRYENISNPWSPGDYVVQSRKVHTLRRTERQAAFRFGKPFPKHLMFQNPNKMNKWGHPRSYRIQYNSHGDSVLPRGWKEEKGVSWSRYRLAVTRYSDAEMASSNIFIQCDPWDPVVYFENFLRNNDDIVNQDLVAWVTVGFLHIPQAEDIPNTATPGNSVGFFLRPFNFFDEDPSVASRSMVIVRPVDKMLKKVKIQRWTPEVLNFCTSDAPFQYNGTYLYD